The proteins below come from a single Tachysurus fulvidraco isolate hzauxx_2018 chromosome 26, HZAU_PFXX_2.0, whole genome shotgun sequence genomic window:
- the LOC113653797 gene encoding armadillo-like helical domain-containing protein 3, with amino-acid sequence MWRSKMAQEKKAGLLKRMSSSKKLLNEKVLLMYDEIFTKVDPATANPRSCYELFVMKVNLEYLENKLEALDGDEVMMFKENINTLFYHCVQALEEDHQIKVVNALQTLCALSRGVHHKNKSATGFDIINMLVGFDKAEIRMKDLMESRWSVLFLLLFFYCLLCIAFFCTFCIVL; translated from the coding sequence ATGTGGAGGAGCAAAATGGCACAGGAGAAGAAAGCCGGGCTGTTAAAAAGGATGTCGTCATCAAAAAAGCTGCTGAATGAGAAGGTGTTGTTGATGTACGATGAAATATTCACTAAAGTCGACCCTGCTACGGCGAACCCTCGTTCCTGTTACGAGCTGTTTGTAATGAAGGTGAACCTGGAATATCTGGAAAACAAGCTGGAGGCTTTGGATGGAGACGAAGTGATGATGTTTAAGGAGAACATTAACACCTTGTTCTATCACTGTGTACAGGCTTTGGAAGAAGATCACCAGATTAAAGTAGTAAACGCTCTGCAGACCCTTTGTGCGCTCTCCAGAGGTGTTCATCACAAAAACAAATCGGCTACCGGCTTCGATATAATTAACATGCTGGTGGGATTCGACAAAGCTGAGATCAGGATGAAGGATCTCATGGAATCTCGttggtcggtgctgtttctgttactgtttttttattgtcttttgtgtattgcatttttttgtactttttgtattgtcttgtaa